The window ATATTGGCGATAGTAAGGTGGAAGATTATTGCAGGCATGAGAATATCCCCGTTCTGATGAAGATCCCTTTTAGCCGGGAAATAGCGGCGAGCTATTCTGAAGGCGTGCCTATTGTAGAAAAGGACGCTTCTTATCGGGATAAATTTATTAATTTATACCTAAAGTTATGCGCGGTAAAAAAGGAGGAATAGATATGCCATCGAAGAGAATTGTGGTTATCGGTGGGTCTGCGGCCGGCCCTAAAGCGGCTGCCAAAGCTCGCCGCCTTGATGAACACGCGCAGATTATCCTTTTTCAGAAAGATCCTGAATTGTCAATGGCATCATGCGGTTATCCGTATTACGTGGGAGGTGTTTTTAGCGATAGGAATATGCTTTTGTGCACGCCAACCGCAGTAACGCGGGATTCCCAATTTTATCTTAAGGCCAAGGCAATTGACGCTAGAGTTAATACAGAGGTGACCCAGATAGATACTAAAAGGCGCCTGGTAACTTTTAAGAATCTTATTACTAATGAGTCTGGAAGCCAGCAATATGATGTTCTGGTAGTTGCTACCGGGTCTTGCGCGCGCATGCCTGATGTCCCCGGAGTTGATTTAAGCGGAATTACCACGCCCCAATCAATTAATGGCATTGCCGGGTTTATCGGGGAAAACGGCGCGTTGAAAGCGGTGAAGCTGCAAAACGGCACAGAGTTGGATTGTCAGCTCCTTATATTTATGCTTGCGGGGGTTGCACTGAAAAGGTGCACCGGATAACCGGTAAAAATGTTTTAGCCGCGCATGGCGATATCGCGAATTTACAAGCTAGGGTAGCGGGAGAAAACGCGGTGCTTGGCTCGCAATGCGTGGGCCCGGGTAACGTGAATAGGCAGATCGCCCAGTAGGCAATGGTTATTCAGGCCGGGATGCATGTTGAGGATCTGGTAAATTCAGATAGGCGCCTTGCGTAAGCGCCTCCATGAGTTTGCGCAGGATAAGGATAAGGAAATTATCTGTTACTGCAAAATTTCCCTTCGCGGGTATGAGGCGGCGCTGGTATTGGAGGCCAACGGCTGGAAGAATGTTTCGGTTATGCAGGGCGGCATCGCGGCATGGCCGTATAAAAAAGAAAAGTAATTCTTTTAATGCCGGAAACTTTAGGAGCATTACATGGCGGATTTTAATCAAATTGATGAGGCAAGAAAAATACTGGGTTTGGGAGAAGAAGCCAGCCTTGATGAAATAAAAGAAGCGTATCGCAACTTAAGCCTGGCGTATCATCCGGATCGATGCAAACATAAGGATAAAAAACTATGCGAGGAGAAATTTAAGAAAATATCCCGGGCCAAAGAGCTTATTTTAAGCTATTGTTCGAATTACCGGTATTCTTTTAAAGAAAAAGAAGTTAAAAAGAATATTATGTCAAAAGAGGAATACGAGCATCTTAAAAGGTTTTATGACGGTTGGTTCGGGGACCTTGGTTTATGAGAGTTTTTGAAACGTATTCTAAGAAATATGACGCCTGGTATGATAAGCATAAGGCGGCGTTCTTTTCTGAATTAGCGGCGATTAAGAAGGCCCTGCCTAAGAATAAA is drawn from Candidatus Omnitrophota bacterium and contains these coding sequences:
- a CDS encoding DnaJ domain-containing protein → MADFNQIDEARKILGLGEEASLDEIKEAYRNLSLAYHPDRCKHKDKKLCEEKFKKISRAKELILSYCSNYRYSFKEKEVKKNIMSKEEYEHLKRFYDGWFGDLGL